One genomic segment of Ipomoea triloba cultivar NCNSP0323 chromosome 9, ASM357664v1 includes these proteins:
- the LOC116029925 gene encoding centrin-2-like isoform X1: protein MASLVSSDSESSSDSEEPAIETRGKGKISQYEKQRLKRIEENRARMEALGLGKMTASLMGSISKAHKKVADKKGKKKVGAHAEEDDEYKPSEGEEGFSSSAEEDENDNGGDGFSKSVSNKCKIKKSTPKKGAPNNQPVSESDFMNDDDALMQAIALSLQDSAGFLDVSKAPNKSAGAHITGENHREKKVDSSTPEGTGKRKRKQSVCFDIRNRVQMTEDEFILHFFQFDEAGKGSISVRDLRRVAAAHDFLWSDEELGDMIHCFDVDGDGKLSLEEFRKIVIRCNMMISVG, encoded by the exons ATGGCGAGTCTTGTATCTTCGGACTCGGAATCAAGCTCGGACTCTGAGGAACCTGCAATAGAAACTCGGGGAAAGGGGAAAATTTCACAATACGAGAAACAAAGACTGAAGAGAATCGAAGAGAACAGAGCGAGAATGGAAGCATTGGGTCTTGGCAAAATGACAGCTTCCTTAATGGGTTCGATTTCAAAGGCTCATAAGAAAGTGGCTGACAAGAAGGGCAAGAAGAAGGTGGGTGCTCATGCTGAGGAAGATGATGAGTACAAACCCTCTGAAGGTGAAGAGGGTTTCAGTTCTTCAgctgaagaagatgaaaatgataATGGCGGTGATGGATTCTCCAAGTCTGTGTCAAACAAG tgcaaaattaaaaagtcaacTCCAAAGAAGGGAGCTCCAAATAATCAGCCTGTTAGTGAATCAGATTTTATGAACGACGATGATGCTTTGATGCAG GCAATTGCTCTGTCACTACAAGATTCTGCCGGTTTTTTAGATGTGAGCAAAGCACCTAATAAAAGTGCTGGTGCTCATATCACAGGTGAAAATCATAGAGAGAAGAAAGTAGACTCCAGCACCCCAGAAGGCACAGGAAAGCGGAAGAGAAAACAATCGGTTTGTTTTGAT ATCAGAAACCGGGTGCAAATGACTGAAGATGAATTCATTTTACACTTCTTTCAGTTTGATG AGGCAGGAAAAGGGAGCATAAGTGTGAGAGATTTACGAAGAGTAGCAGCTGCACATGATTTTTTATGGTCAGATGAAGAACTAGGAGACATGATACACTGCTTTGATGTTGATGGAGATGGAAAG CTTAGCCTTGAAGAATTTCGCAAGATTGTTATTCGATGCAACATGATGATTAGTGTTGGATGA
- the LOC116029925 gene encoding centrin-2-like isoform X2: MASLVSSDSESSSDSEEPAIETRGKGKISQYEKQRLKRIEENRARMEALGLGKMTASLMGSISKAHKKVADKKGKKKVGAHAEEDDEYKPSEGEEGFSSSAEEDENDNGGDGFSKSVSNKCKIKKSTPKKGAPNNQPVSESDFMNDDDALMQAIALSLQDSAGFLDVSKAPNKSAGAHITGENHREKKVDSSTPEGTGKRKRKQSIRNRVQMTEDEFILHFFQFDEAGKGSISVRDLRRVAAAHDFLWSDEELGDMIHCFDVDGDGKLSLEEFRKIVIRCNMMISVG, from the exons ATGGCGAGTCTTGTATCTTCGGACTCGGAATCAAGCTCGGACTCTGAGGAACCTGCAATAGAAACTCGGGGAAAGGGGAAAATTTCACAATACGAGAAACAAAGACTGAAGAGAATCGAAGAGAACAGAGCGAGAATGGAAGCATTGGGTCTTGGCAAAATGACAGCTTCCTTAATGGGTTCGATTTCAAAGGCTCATAAGAAAGTGGCTGACAAGAAGGGCAAGAAGAAGGTGGGTGCTCATGCTGAGGAAGATGATGAGTACAAACCCTCTGAAGGTGAAGAGGGTTTCAGTTCTTCAgctgaagaagatgaaaatgataATGGCGGTGATGGATTCTCCAAGTCTGTGTCAAACAAG tgcaaaattaaaaagtcaacTCCAAAGAAGGGAGCTCCAAATAATCAGCCTGTTAGTGAATCAGATTTTATGAACGACGATGATGCTTTGATGCAG GCAATTGCTCTGTCACTACAAGATTCTGCCGGTTTTTTAGATGTGAGCAAAGCACCTAATAAAAGTGCTGGTGCTCATATCACAGGTGAAAATCATAGAGAGAAGAAAGTAGACTCCAGCACCCCAGAAGGCACAGGAAAGCGGAAGAGAAAACAATCG ATCAGAAACCGGGTGCAAATGACTGAAGATGAATTCATTTTACACTTCTTTCAGTTTGATG AGGCAGGAAAAGGGAGCATAAGTGTGAGAGATTTACGAAGAGTAGCAGCTGCACATGATTTTTTATGGTCAGATGAAGAACTAGGAGACATGATACACTGCTTTGATGTTGATGGAGATGGAAAG CTTAGCCTTGAAGAATTTCGCAAGATTGTTATTCGATGCAACATGATGATTAGTGTTGGATGA
- the LOC116029927 gene encoding vesicle-associated protein 1-2-like, with product MSNGELLLIEPTDLEFSFELKKQISCSMHLTNKSDNYVAFKVKTTNPKKYCVRPNTGVVTPHTTCDVIVTMQAQKEAPTDMQCKDKFLLQSVVVSPGTAAKDITPEMFNKESGNQVDECKLKVVYVQPPQPPSPVREGSEEGSSPRASLSENGAMNSSEHSNVSRTQIESQDKSLEAKALISKLTEEKNSAIQINKKLQQELELLRRESNRNRGGIPFMYVVIIGLVSIVVGYLFKRT from the exons ATGAGTAACGGAGAGCTGCTGCTCATCGAACCAACTGACCTTGAGTTTTCAT TCGAATTGAAGAAGCAGATCTCATGTTCTATGCATTTGACAAACAAATCTGATAACTATGTCGCCTTCAAG GTGAAAACAACAAATCCGAAGAAATACTGTGTAAGGCCTAACACTGGAGTTGTGACCCCGCACACTACTTGTGATGTTAtag TTACAATGCAAGCACAAAAGGAGGCTCCAACAGACATGCAGTGTAAGGACAAGTTCTTGCTTCAAAGTGTGGTTGTGAGCCCTGGAACCGCAGCAAAGGATATAACTCCAGAAATG TTCAACAAGGAGTCAGGGAACCAGGTTGATGAATGCAAGTTGAAGGTGGTTTATGTCCAACCACCTCAACCTCCATCACCAGTGCGAGAGGGTTCGGAGGAAGGTTCCTCACCAAGGGCTTCACTGTCAGAAAATGGAGCAATGAATTCATCGGAGCACAGCAAT GTTTCAAGAACACAAATTGAGTCACAAGACAAGTCATTGGAG GCAAAAGCGTTAATTTCTAAGCTCACAGAGGAGAAGAATTCTGccatacaaataaataaaaagcttCAGCAAGAATTG GAGCTCTTGAGACGTGAATCAAACAGAAATCGAGGTGGCATCCCATTTATGTATGTAGTTATTATTGGGTTGGTGAGCATTGTTGTGGGCTATCTTTTCAAGAGGACATGA